The Toxoplasma gondii ME49 chromosome XI, whole genome shotgun sequence region CTGACGCCGGCACAGCGGCTCGTCCCTCTCCAGTGGGCGTCGTCAGCCCCCTCTCCGTCTGAGCTGCGAGAAGAGCTTCATactttttctccgtcgctcAGCTGTCTGCACAACCCACCGGGAGTCTCCTCAGTCGCTGACACGCGGGCTTCGGTCGGAGGCTcaggcagaaaaagagtcactttttcttctttctctgcaccttCCTCGGGGCTGCGAAGACATTCCACCTCAGCGATCGCGAGGAAACCGAGCAGCGACTGGAGAACAGGAGACCCTGCCGTTTTCCTGCCTCCACGAGCTGCGCCGGCCTCGTAAGAAAATCGGAACATAACAGCCAAGACAAGAAAAGTCAGAGAGGGAGTCCAAATGACACGATCAGGTGCCATGTACGGGAACTGGTCTTTCACTACAGCATACGCTCTTTAAagattatatatatgtatacatatgcatatatatatatatatatatatatatactggCGTTTGACTAAATATTGCTACACCTTTCTGTGAATCTGTACTTGTTTCTATCTATTCATCTAactatctatatctatctatttcCTTTCTATCTATCTACTCATGTTTTCATTTATTTGTGATTCTTTATATCTGCAGCTTGGGGGAGATAGGTGaatctgtgcatgcatttgcacGTTGAAGGCTGCGTGTTCATGCGAACGTCTGTATTCTTCTGTGGAGTGGGAGAGGTTCTTCATGGAAGAAGCAGGGCACCATTTGtagttctgcatgcagtctttCTCGTCCATTTTTTCTTCAGACCCCTCCCAGAGGCGCCTTCccgcttctcctccactCCAGAAACGTATCCCTCGTGGTGGGGGGACTCGGCGCTCCCTCCTCGCGTCAGCTGTCCATACATCGCGGCGGCGCTCGGTTCGCGTCCTTCGCCCTGTTCGCTGTCCTCTCAACCGGGGGAGACTCCTCTGTCAAGGGCGCCACGCGAGGCCGGCCTCGGCTCTTCTCGGCTCtcgagtgtacatacaccccacACCCACGGGGCCTGTGCGCGTGGGCCGCACGACGCCGCATGCGTCGCCGCCTGTTCCCGGGCGGCAGCCGAGACAGACTTCTCGACAGCTTCCGCGTTTGACTGCTtctcaggtgtacagacagggGACGGACCGGCAGCGTCGTACTGCGCCGCCTTTCCCGCTTCCGTCGCGCCTTCGTGTCTCGCGCCTGGTGACCGGCCTTGTTCCTGCTCCActtccgtgtctcctcctgGGGCGGCTGGAGTTCCTCTGTCAAACGCGAGACTCCTTTCTTCAAATGAGAAGCCGAAAACGCTTCTTCAGTCGTCTGCAGCTCGCGGCAGTCGCGCCGTTCCCCTGTCCCCGCCTCCGAGGTCGCGAGAGAGCCTCGCCTTTTCGGCGTCGCCCCGACGGGCCACGACGTCTCATACtacgctgcatgcagagcgcaAGCGTTCGAATGCGATGTGTATCAAGCAAAgaaatctgcatgcgtcccgACCGGCGCACAGCCCGCTGCCACCCATCGACGGCTTCCAGGCCTTTCGACCCTCACAAGAAGCTCGGTGGGTATGCACTCTCCGTCCTAGCTCCCACAGACACCTCCCGCCTCGATCGCCGCGTTCaactgcgagagaaagagagaggcagcaaaATTTCtcgcgactgcatgcgaccaCACCCTTCTGGCCCGGGGGTGAAGCCGAGGGCCGCGAACGGTTTGCcccagaagagacgcagctgtctccgccgtgGGATCTCGAAGAAGGGACACCCGCCCTCGCCGGGAGGTCGGAGGCCGCGCGTCGGACCCCACCGCCGAGAGGCACCCCGGGGACGAGGACAGGAGGCGCGGAAAGCAGAATTGCGCATGCAATTGAGGCTGCCCGTGGGGCGGCGACTCTGTTTCGGAGGACCTCGCAAGAAGAGGCGTCCCCAGAGCTCGCAGACAGCCCCAAGATGGCCTGCTCGTCGTACTTTGAGGCAGCCCTCGCCGCGTACTCAGAGACcccgggtgtacatacacctggcGAAGCCGGGGCACCCTGCGAGcgagttgcatgcagttgggAAATCGACATCCACGGGCGGCGGAAGCGCGGCGAGAAGCCCGACGCGTTGGCTTTTTCGGAGTCCGATCTGCGGTTCGGACGGGGATCGACAAACGCCAGAAGCACCTTCTCGCCGGCCGCCCTCCCCGTGTtagcgcatgcagccccaAGCCCTTCCGCGGACTCTGCGCCTCCGAGGAGTGCGGCAGGCGACTCTTGCGCCGACAGCGAGACactttcttcgctgtctctggacCGCGTGGCCTTCTCGCCATCGGGCTCTGCGAGTCGCCTCACTGTCGCAGatgtctccttcgcgtccCTGCCGCGACAGCCTGTCTCCTGCgggcgcggagacacctcgGCTGACCTCCACGGCGAGGGAGGCCTGAGGGACTCGGCGGCGCCTCTGAGCGACAGCTTCGTCAGCAGCGACAGCTCCTTTCCAGAGCGGCTtgtgagagaaaaaagagatcCTTCCACTGCTGTCGGagccgaagcagagagcgacgcgtggagagagcaggagactGCGGCTATCAAAGACATCCTGGAGATGTACTGGGGGGACGTGGAGCAGATTGAGAAGGGTGGGAGagccggagacagcgagttGGAAGACACAAAGGAAGGCCCATGCTTTGTGTCGTCAGAGACAGCAAGTGTGCATCTCGACTCTTCGCCGGGAGGGGAGGACACAGCAAGGGAGAGTAACAGGAAAGGGAATTGACGGAGTTTACGGCTTATGAAGACCCCTGTCAAAAGAGGGGGAGGAGATGGAGGTTCTGTTTTTATTTTCCAGCTGTTCCATGTTCATGAAGGCAGGTGCCTGGGACAGGGAAAGCGACAGTTTTGCACACATGGCGATACGGGGGGGGGGCAGttgaagggagagaggaagagaaaatgaGAGAAAGGAGTAGAATGGAAgctgagagaaagaaaccggtctagggagagaagagtttgtttcttttctgacACGACTCTCCTTTAGGAAGCAGCGTTTCGTCTGAGTCATtgccctctctcccccccctccccccgcTCCCGCCCTCATTtggtgaagaaaaagaaaagcctCTTGGATACCCCGCAAGGCATGCGGGAAGCTTGAAAGCTGTCGCACTGGACCTGCATGCAACCCGGTCTTTTCAAGCATGAGTTCCccgtcttgtttcttctctgaatCGCGAAGAAGCTACAGAAACTGAAAGTCTCTCTTCGTGTGTCTCGGTCGCCCCTTGTCCTGTTTCCCTCGACAGAGTCGAGATTCGTTCAGCCTCGCATGCATTCTTGGCTTTggtctcttgtttcttgtcAAGTGgacaaagaagcagaaagaaaatgtGCTATTCTGTTGAAGATGAGCGAAGGCGGTCCCGAGGCTTTCTCGTTACCGGGAACCACGAAATGTCGCCGAAACACACCCTCGCGCggctctctccacttttggCGTAGAAAGGAATTTTGTGAAtccactttttttctgttgagAAGACACTGGGATGTTCTACTTTCGTAGAACGCATGGAAATCGATCTTGGCATGTAAAAACTGCCGAGTTTTCTGCGTGGAGCGCGGAagactcctctctctcttttctgcgagaAGCACTGCTGCACAGAAAAAGTGTCTCCGCGAACCCCACACTGTCTCCCTTGGTGGCTCTGGAACGAGTCTCCTCCGCAAGCAGAGGCTCTCTcgcggagggagaagagcaaggaGGATGActgagagaggcagagagtgTGTGCAGGTTTTCTGACGCTTCTCGATCAGGAGATTTTCCGGTAGTCTCGAGGCACGCGTCTTTTTTCAGGGATAGGCGGTCGGTATCAAGGGCGTAGACTAGGACGCCAGGCTCCTGCATGTCACGCCACAAACTCTGAGCGAGGACTGCGAAACTTAAACTGAGAAGTTGAGGGGGGACCGACGTACTTCACACGAAGGAGTTTTGCTCACCTGTGCCtcaaaaaaacaaagtgGAGATTCGCGTGTACGTGGTGGACGCGAGCTTCCGATACGCATCCGAAGCCATGTGATTTCTTTCAAGGAACGAGAAGTTACGCggagccagagagagagactctgcCTGCTCTGAGAGGATGCCTTTCCCTCGTGGAACAGGCAGCCAAACATCATCTTGGACGAGAGCGACACACTTTCCTGCATCTGCGTTCACGCAACGGTATGAATATGGCCCTGTAGCTGCACTGCTCCAACAAGATGCATTTCGGCACCCTCATGTCTCTGGAAGTCTGCGTACCTATTTAAAGGTATGAACGTATCCTTACAActgcatacacatacacacgaacatgtacatatatctatgtatatacttGTATGTGCAGAGTGTATAATAGAGAGGTGTAGGTGTGCATGTCCTACACTCGCATGCGTACTTCGTTGTTCCCGGGAGGTTCCTGTTTTTTCAAAAGAAGCGagctgaggaaggaaagagtgGGATCTGCCGTTTCTCCCTATTCTTCTCGGCGGAGACATGAACAATCACGCTGAATCCTTTCTCGaccttccgtttctccttaccatccttttttcttgacctttgttttctcttcaccattcactttcttctctctccacatgcCCCGCTTTtccctgctttcttcttttgctctTCACAAGCGAAACGCAGTCGCAGAATTGGCTTCCTCCCCACCTCCCCAGATTACTTGTTTTCCTGGGGAGTTTGTGTTCCTGCACGAGATTTTCACGCTCACGAAATCTCCATTTTTTTAAACTCTGTTCTTCGATGGATTTTCTGGCCCCGATGCTTCCGTCGCTTTTACCGGGGCGAAGAATTTCACTGCATAGAGAATATCACAGCTTCTAAGGCGCTGAGATTGTCCCCACAACAAACGGTGGACACAGACAACACAGGATTTCTACGCGAAGATCTATTGTTTATGAACGCAAAATCTGTCACACCAAATACGCCTGCACTGAGGAAAGCGGATCTCGTCTGTTTTGTGTCGTCGCCTTTTTGCCGATGTTCAGTGAAATTTCTTAAACGTTCTTTCTTACGGCTACTCGTCGTTTTTCGGAATTTTCCTGAAACACTGTTTCGCTGTCCGCCACGTTTACCACAcccttgtctttcttcgatTTTTTGTGGGAGATTTAAATCTAAAGAACACTCTACTACAGGCACCACTGGCACTGAAAACATACAAATACAAAAAAACTCCTCTCTCAGCATTATAGTAATGATCAAGCGATCTCCATTAAGCTAGATAACGCGCAGACTTTTTCGCCAGACACACGACGAAAACCTTCAGTCGGCCTCTCCGGCCTTTGTTGATTTGAATCGCAAAGCTACAAGATcacttctgttctctctttcgaaaCGCTGTTTTCTCCAATGTTTGTCAGTCTTCGAAACTCGcactttccttttcctgaGTTCCTGACCGTCCACGCaggtctctgcatgcagtcgcctCCCGGGAAAGGCCAGCAGGAGAACGCTCGACAGTCgacttctctgtcgagaAATGGTGATCTGTAAGGAGAGAAGGTGGAAAAcagcaaaggagaagagaaagaaagagaggaaggaagaaaatgCGCTCTGCCGCTCAATCGACAAGCGATGCATGCGACCCGTCGTCTGTCGAGTTGTGCATCTCCTCTgtgagaagagacaagcagccgagagaggcaaaaatCCTCTTCCACTCTGGAAAACGTTCTTGCGTTTGCTCTTTCAGGTCTCGCAACGAACAAGAAGCAGGCACTCCATCTCGATCTTTTCCTTTccatctctttcttctccttagagtctccctcctttctcctctgcagtctctctgtccGTCGCGCTTGTCGCCGGGGATTTATCTGCACAGCAAAAGCAAAACCCGCTCCCTTTCCAGAGAGCACCTCTCTTCAATGCGAAACTTCGTTCTGCCCATGTCTGCGCGCAAATCTGCATCCgtgcggtgtatgtacactggAGATGCAACGCAATGTCCATGTAGGGAAACCGCTCTTATCCGGAAAGACGATggcgtctgtttctgcttctcttgtcCTGTGTACGAATGCAAACTTGTTTACGCGTGAAGCTGTCTATGCAGGCCGCTACGTTTTTCTACGTCTTCTCATGTGCAGGTGACGGTCCTTATTCGTTTACAACTTAGAATATATATCTCTTGCTCCGGACGGACGTATGGAGATTCAAGACGGCCCTTCGAGgtcgtctttcttgtctcctttggCTTCCTCGACACGGCgcttttctgctctccctGTCGACTTTTCTTTCGCCGATTTGTACCGCCGagatacatgcatgcaaacctGATCCAAAACTGAAAGGAACAGGATGCTCGGCCTTTGCCgacgtttcgcttctcttcgagAAGTACGAAACATTTGGCGAGAGGACGCCACAGAAGAGGGGGACAGGATATCAAGGAGACACTGCAGACACATGCGGCTTCATCTGCAGAAtccggcttctctctctccgtcctctcctttctcttctctctctccttccttttctccttccttctccccttcctaTCTTCCCCGCCAAGCTAGGACGTCGTCTCCTTTTGTTTCTGGGGAACTGCCTCTTTCTGATCCATGGCCTTCGCTATCTTCCTGTCCCCATTCTTggctccctcctctctctttctcgcgctcggCGTCCTCTCCgctccgtccttcttctccatctgtttccctctcttcgtcgtttcggtctgtctccactcgtTCCCAGCCTCgttcttttccgtctcttctgtcgtcttctcgcgctgttgctgtctctcctcgctcctctgttttctcccgcACACCCTCCTGgactctccagagagagagacgccaattttcttcttctccttctctcccgtcttctctcctttctgtacGGCTGCATCTTGCTTCGTCTTGCCCTCACTCGCgtcctcgccgttctctctccacccgGACTGGCGCAGCGGACTTGCCTCGAGAGCGTTTGACCGCAGGCGACGTCCACTTGTTGGAGGCTCTCCTCCGCACAGTTCGCCAAGAAAAGTTGAATCTTCCTGCCGAGCAAAGTCAGGCGACAAGCGCCGACGCCGTCCCTGTCCCCGAGGCAGGCGCCTTACTCGCCACCCGCACAGGCGCTCTCTGGTGTACAGATACTCCGGGAGCGCGAGGCTCCGGCGGGAGTCGGCCGACGCACCGCGCGCAGTTCCAGCTGCTTGCGTCGATTTTCTCAGaagctcttctttcttcgctcgaaGCGTTCCTCGAGTCTCGCAAGGAAAAAGAGGTTCTTACTCAGCTGCTCGTTGATAGCCACGAGGCGCTCTGCTCGAAGAGAGGCGCCTCGGAAGAGGAACtcggagagagcgaagggaacgcatgcagttcgtctttctccggGAGGGGAGATCCCACCGGTCTCGCTGTcctcgcagagagagagaaggaggaagccAAGTCAGGGGAGCCTCGCGAGTCGAGTTCGAGGCTGCAGAGCCGCGCAACGGAGGACCTGGAGGAGGAGATCCCCGCCTTCCTCACAGACGATCCGGACTGGGTGGCGGCACACCTGGAGgcatgcagaaacgaggagcTTTTCCTCGCAGACTTTTACTTGAGGCGCGGGACGCTGCGGCAGGGCCTCGCGCAAGTTCGCGAGGCCTGCTCTGCtccggcgagagagaaagagaagaagaatgctcaagaagagaagcgagacaagTCGATGATCTTCGACCCGGAGAATGACGAACAGGCGTTGCAGGGAGACGCCGTCCTCGAAGTGAGCCGCGCGAAATCGTGGAACtggcagaaaggagacgtgAGCCAGCACCGGCGAAATGTcgagagaagggggagagagaatgggcggtcgagaggaaaaagatgGCGGTCGGTGCCGAGGTTCATGCAGATCCTTGGAGATATAGCGACGTTGAACGCAAGAAAAAtggagaactggagagagagagaggataaggagaagggagacactTGAGAGTTTTCATCACTTTCCTTTTTCCGCGTGGTGACGTGACGAgatgaaggaaacgagaaggtgAGAACTCACATTTCTTGATCTgccttcgcgcctctctctctctgagtctctctttctcgactctgACCTTCCAGGCTCGCGTCCTTTATCGGGAGAGCTCCtcggtccttcttccttccgaACTCTGattcgtgtctccttttcaaATGAAGACGCCGCGCGTTgatctctccctcttcctcttgctgtGAAAATACACATGCAGATTCAAGCGGGCGTTggcggcgaagacgcagctCTGTTTTCCAGAGATTTGCTGGGCATGTACGaggccttttctctcgcgcgcggcTGGGTGTTTCGCGTCCTCGACATccaagaaacggagaaaggcgGCTACCGGCGTGCCTCTGCTCAAGTCGAAGGTCAGTGGAGGAATATTAAAATACGACGTTCACAAAAACAACagtttctgcctctttcagGCGCCATGAACAAGCTCTGGATTGCCTTCCTTCCTATCCACACCTCTCTTTGCAGAGACTGGCATCTTCCagtacacatatatatgtatatacataaatatatatttgagTGTATGcttatatatacgtgtatatgcatgtgaagGGATCCTGTTGATTCCTGCAAACTCAGGACAAATTTCATGTATAGCCGCACATACATAGCCTGCTAATCAAACATGAACCTAAAATATtaatatatgtgtatatattactatatatatatatatatatatggcgggacgtacacacacagacatcCACACGGTTTCACACATATCTACATGTATCTTGTGTATGAATAAATGagtatatatctatatctatatatatatatatatatatagatatagatatatgcatatatatttgagGGGGCCAGCGTGTATGATGGCAGCAGACgatgttttctctgttttctcttttgcgtACAGGTCCCGATGCatttcgccttctgtcgtTGGAGGCGGGGATCCACCGCGTAC contains the following coding sequences:
- a CDS encoding hypothetical protein (encoded by transcript TGME49_314267); amino-acid sequence: MPFPRGTGSQTSSWTRATHFPASAFTQRYEYGPVAALLQQDAFRHPHVSGSLRTYLKVSACSRLPGKASRRTLDSRLLCREMVICLATNKKQALHLDLFLSISFFSLESPSFLLCSLSVRRACRRGFICTAKAKPAPFPESTSLQCETSFCPCLRANLHPCGVCTLEMQRNVHVGKPLLSGKTMASVSASLVLCTNANLFTREAVYAGRYVFLRLLMCR
- a CDS encoding peptidyl-tRNA hydrolase domain-containing protein (encoded by transcript TGME49_314270); translation: MLGLCRRFASLREVRNIWREDATEEGDRISRRHCRHMRLHLQNPASLSPSSPFSSLSPSFSPSFSPSYLPRQARTSSPFVSGELPLSDPWPSLSSCPHSWLPPLSFSRSASSPLRPSSPSVSLSSSFRSVSTRSQPRSFPSLLSSSRAVAVSPRSSVFSRTPSWTLQRERRQFSSSPSLPSSLLSVRLHLASSCPHSRPRRSLSTRTGAADLPRERLTAGDVHLLEALLRTVRQEKLNLPAEQSQATSADAVPVPEAGALLATRTGALWCTDTPGARGSGGSRPTHRAQFQLLASIFSEALLSSLEAFLESRKEKEVLTQLLVDSHEALCSKRGASEEELGESEGNACSSSFSGRGDPTGLAVLAEREKEEAKSGEPRESSSRLQSRATEDLEEEIPAFLTDDPDWVAAHLEACRNEELFLADFYLRRGTLRQGLAQVREACSAPAREKEKKNAQEEKRDKSMIFDPENDEQALQGDAVLEIQAGVGGEDAALFSRDLLGMYEAFSLARGWVFRVLDIQETEKGGYRRASAQVEGPDAFRLLSLEAGIHRVQRVPPTEARGRMQTSATAVTVLPRSGNLEDKIDLSPPTLKIDFMRASGPGGQSVNKSETAVRITHKPTGVSVHCMRTQSQMENKSLALELLRAQLLQQLMRQASEERGRALDAQKGSKDRSEKIRTYNFQRDVVTDHRCRMHVNGVEEFLDSSDGLFEIHEVLKRQREDMQLAGLLEEIRSTLAMLGTSRDCR
- a CDS encoding hypothetical protein (encoded by transcript TGME49_314265), translated to MMTEARSGEGRLSLLSHAATFRQPSRQCQSILVSEWLANKLIRRYLESFSDQTWPSVVKWTFVLGVLSLKNSGIPLHSLSVDELVDIVNQNGYSSLTPAQRLVPLQWASSAPSPSELREELHTFSPSLSCLHNPPGVSSVADTRASVGGSGRKRVTFSSFSAPSSGLRRHSTSAIARKPSSDWRTGDPAVFLPPRAAPASPLPEAPSRFSSTPETYPSWWGDSALPPRVSCPYIAAALGSRPSPCSLSSQPGETPLSRAPREAGLGSSRLSSVHTPHTHGACARGPHDAACVAACSRAAAETDFSTASAFDCFSGVQTGDGPAASYCAAFPASVAPSCLAPGDRPCSCSTSVSPPGAAGVPLSNARLLSSNEKPKTLLQSSAARGSRAVPLSPPPRSRESLAFSASPRRATTSHTTLHAERKRSNAMCIKQRNLHASRPAHSPLPPIDGFQAFRPSQEARWVCTLRPSSHRHLPPRSPRSTARERERQQNFSRLHATTPFWPGGEAEGRERFAPEETQLSPPWDLEEGTPALAGRSEAARRTPPPRGTPGTRTGGAESRIAHAIEAARGAATLFRRTSQEEASPELADSPKMACSSYFEAALAAYSETPGVHTPGEAGAPCERVACSWEIDIHGRRKRGEKPDALAFSESDLRFGRGSTNARSTFSPAALPVLAHAAPSPSADSAPPRSAAGDSCADSETLSSLSLDRVAFSPSGSASRLTVADVSFASLPRQPVSCGRGDTSADLHGEGGLRDSAAPLSDSFVSSDSSFPERLVREKRDPSTAVGAEAESDAWREQETAAIKDILEMYWGDVEQIEKGGRAGDSELEDTKEGPCFVSSETASVHLDSSPGGEDTARESNRKGN